A window from Pseudomonadota bacterium encodes these proteins:
- the hutX gene encoding heme utilization cystosolic carrier protein HutX, producing the protein MPSDVPVATSEAIEARFREEPGALLERVAEEFGVTPLEAAHHLPPEHCTLVDGATLPDVLEELSRWGEVMFLVHLPAFIVEVKTSIPAVKAGRGYLNFQGGAPLGGHLREDACEAIAFLDRPFMGRRSCAALFFDEAGDCIFKVFVGREADRSLKADQLENFERLRKGLARSL; encoded by the coding sequence ATGCCATCGGATGTGCCCGTAGCGACTAGCGAAGCCATCGAAGCCCGCTTCCGAGAGGAGCCCGGCGCGCTGTTGGAACGCGTGGCCGAGGAGTTTGGGGTCACGCCCTTGGAGGCGGCTCACCACCTACCCCCAGAGCACTGCACCCTGGTAGACGGCGCCACGCTACCCGACGTGTTGGAGGAGCTCAGCCGCTGGGGTGAGGTGATGTTTCTGGTGCACCTGCCTGCCTTCATCGTTGAGGTGAAGACCTCGATTCCTGCAGTCAAGGCGGGTCGAGGCTATCTGAACTTCCAGGGAGGAGCGCCCCTGGGTGGGCACCTTCGCGAGGATGCTTGCGAGGCGATCGCCTTCCTCGACCGTCCCTTCATGGGCCGTCGCTCCTGCGCCGCGCTCTTCTTCGACGAGGCCGGTGACTGCATCTTCAAGGTGTTTGTGGGCCGAGAAGCCGACCGATCTCTGAAGGCAGATCAACTGGAGAACTTCGAACGCCTGCGTAAGGGTCTAGCGCGTTCCCTGTAA